One Halarcobacter ebronensis genomic window carries:
- the hisIE gene encoding bifunctional phosphoribosyl-AMP cyclohydrolase/phosphoribosyl-ATP diphosphatase HisIE gives MESLESIDWEKMNGLIPVITQDSSSNEVLMLAYMNKDALELSLKTKYAHYFSRSKQRLWKKGESSGHTQEIENILIDCDNDTLLLKVKQNGVACHTGRKSCFFTNLETKEETSKIEVDTSLAYGIVDTLYHVIQDRKNDNPDISYTAKLLKGKQNSMLKKIVEEAGEFTFAIKDNDENEAVYEAADIAYHVLVALASKNISPDRVKQELARRFGISGIEEKNSRTEK, from the coding sequence ATGGAAAGTTTAGAATCAATAGATTGGGAAAAAATGAATGGGTTAATCCCTGTAATAACCCAAGACTCTAGTAGTAACGAAGTATTAATGCTTGCATATATGAATAAAGATGCTTTAGAGTTATCTTTAAAAACTAAATATGCTCACTACTTTAGTAGAAGTAAACAAAGACTTTGGAAAAAAGGTGAAAGCTCTGGACATACCCAAGAGATTGAAAATATTCTAATCGATTGTGATAATGACACTCTTCTTTTAAAAGTAAAACAAAATGGAGTTGCTTGTCATACAGGGCGAAAATCTTGTTTTTTTACTAATTTAGAAACAAAAGAAGAGACTTCTAAAATTGAAGTTGATACATCATTAGCTTATGGAATAGTTGATACTTTGTATCATGTTATTCAAGATAGAAAAAATGATAATCCAGATATTTCATATACTGCAAAACTTTTAAAAGGAAAACAAAACTCTATGCTTAAGAAGATTGTTGAAGAAGCAGGAGAGTTCACCTTTGCAATTAAAGACAATGATGAAAATGAAGCTGTTTATGAAGCTGCTGATATTGCATATCACGTTTTAGTTGCCCTTGCATCTAAAAATATTAGTCCTGATAGAGTTAAACAAGAACTTGCTAGAAGGTTTGGTATTTCTGGTATTGAAGAGAAAAACTCAAGAACAGAGAAGTAA